Proteins encoded in a region of the Paenibacillus sp. E222 genome:
- the nrdE gene encoding class 1b ribonucleoside-diphosphate reductase subunit alpha, producing the protein MRHIELNNMLLKRNSDGFFQLHKDKEAVEEFMKEIKDKSMAFANIDDQVKFMIDHDYYEDFYASYTADEVRTVFEITRGYQYTFPSYMAASKFYTDYALRTYDRKTYLEQYADRVAAAALHLGRGHFDTACLLSRSMMEQRIQPATPTFLNAGKSRRGELVSCFLLEMDDSLNSINYVLNTCMQLSKIGGGVAVNLSKLRARGEVIKGVEGAAKGITPVLKLMEDGFSYADQMGQRKGSGAAYYNIFGWDVMELLDSKKINADEKIRLKTLSIGLIVPNRFYKLAQDNEPLYLFAPYSVYKAYGTHLDDMDLDVMYDTLLADDRVKKKKSLSARDMLTKIAMTQLESGYPYIINKTNANQAHALKNVGQVKMSNLCTEIFQLQETSEITDYGQPDIIRKDISCNLASLNIVNVMESGKIKESVHEGMIALTSVSDMTHVANAPGVAKANSEMHSVGLGAMNLHGYLAKNRIAYESSEAKDFVRTFFMTMNYHSLEKSMEFAVQTGQRFYGFEQSDYATGVYFDRYVTTDYRPTTSKVQELFTGIAVPSPEDWNQLKSKVMKNGLYHAYRMAIAPTASISYIQNATSSVMPIVEQIETRTYANSTTYYPMPYLQKDNVFYYKSAYQMDQFKVIDLIAEIQPHVDQGISTILHVNSDVTTRELARCYLYAAHKGLKSLYYTRTNKLTMEECIACSI; encoded by the coding sequence TTGCGTCATATTGAATTAAATAACATGCTGCTAAAACGCAACTCTGATGGCTTCTTCCAGTTACATAAGGATAAAGAGGCTGTAGAGGAGTTTATGAAAGAAATTAAAGATAAAAGTATGGCATTTGCCAACATTGATGATCAGGTCAAATTCATGATTGATCATGATTATTACGAGGATTTCTATGCTTCCTATACAGCTGACGAAGTTAGAACCGTATTTGAAATTACGCGTGGCTATCAGTATACCTTTCCTTCCTATATGGCAGCGTCCAAATTCTATACTGATTATGCGTTGAGAACATATGACCGCAAAACATACCTTGAGCAATATGCAGATCGGGTAGCCGCCGCTGCACTTCATCTGGGTCGTGGACACTTTGATACGGCTTGTTTGCTGTCCCGTTCGATGATGGAGCAGCGTATTCAACCGGCAACCCCCACTTTCCTGAATGCGGGAAAAAGTCGGCGCGGTGAACTGGTTTCTTGCTTCCTGCTTGAAATGGATGATTCACTGAACTCCATAAACTATGTCCTAAACACGTGTATGCAGTTATCCAAAATCGGTGGTGGCGTTGCTGTCAATCTGTCGAAGTTGCGTGCTCGTGGTGAAGTCATTAAAGGAGTTGAAGGTGCTGCTAAAGGCATCACGCCTGTTCTCAAGCTGATGGAAGACGGCTTCTCCTACGCCGATCAGATGGGTCAACGTAAAGGTTCTGGTGCAGCATACTATAATATTTTCGGTTGGGACGTTATGGAACTGCTGGATAGCAAAAAAATCAATGCGGATGAGAAAATCCGGCTGAAAACTCTCTCTATCGGACTTATTGTTCCTAATCGTTTCTATAAGCTGGCTCAAGATAATGAGCCTCTGTATCTCTTCGCACCTTATAGTGTTTATAAGGCGTATGGAACACATTTGGATGATATGGATCTGGACGTAATGTATGATACCTTGCTGGCTGACGACCGGGTGAAGAAGAAAAAATCGCTCAGCGCACGGGATATGCTGACCAAAATAGCGATGACTCAACTTGAATCCGGCTATCCCTACATCATTAATAAAACCAATGCCAATCAAGCACATGCCTTGAAAAACGTAGGACAAGTCAAAATGTCCAACCTCTGCACAGAGATCTTCCAGCTCCAGGAGACTTCTGAAATTACAGACTATGGTCAACCGGATATTATCCGCAAAGATATCAGCTGCAACCTGGCCTCCCTCAATATTGTTAATGTTATGGAGAGTGGCAAGATCAAGGAATCCGTGCATGAGGGCATGATTGCACTGACCTCCGTCAGCGACATGACGCATGTTGCCAATGCTCCCGGTGTGGCTAAAGCCAATTCCGAGATGCATTCCGTTGGCTTGGGAGCCATGAACCTGCACGGTTACTTAGCCAAAAACAGGATTGCTTATGAAAGCTCGGAGGCCAAGGATTTTGTACGTACCTTCTTTATGACCATGAATTATCATTCTCTGGAGAAAAGTATGGAGTTTGCAGTTCAAACGGGTCAACGGTTCTATGGATTTGAGCAGTCGGATTATGCGACTGGCGTATATTTTGATCGTTATGTGACTACGGATTACCGTCCCACCACATCGAAAGTACAAGAATTGTTTACCGGCATTGCTGTTCCGTCTCCCGAGGATTGGAACCAGCTTAAGTCTAAAGTGATGAAAAATGGTCTCTACCATGCCTATCGCATGGCTATTGCTCCAACGGCCAGCATCTCTTATATCCAAAACGCAACATCCAGTGTCATGCCGATCGTAGAACAGATTGAGACACGGACCTATGCCAATTCAACCACGTATTATCCAATGCCCTATTTGCAAAAGGATAACGTCTTCTATTACAAATCAGCGTATCAAATGGATCAATTCAAGGTGATTGATTTGATTGCGGAGATTCAGCCGCATGTGGACCAAGGCATCTCAACCATTCTGCATGTAAACAGTGATGTAACCACGCGAGAGTTGGCTCGCTGCTATCTGTATGCTGCTCATAAAGGGTTGAAATCTTTGTATTACACAAGAACCAACAAGCTGACGATGGAAGAATGCATTGCTTGTTCAATATAA
- the nrdI gene encoding class Ib ribonucleoside-diphosphate reductase assembly flavoprotein NrdI, which produces MLIVYDSITGNVKRFISKLQLPAVQIQNQMTIDEPYVLVTYTTGFGQIPDKVSSFLQKNSEYLIGVAASGNRNWGERFAKSADLISASYNVPVISKFELSGSKKDVEYFKQEVSRIASY; this is translated from the coding sequence GTGCTAATTGTGTATGATTCGATAACCGGGAATGTTAAGAGGTTTATTTCCAAGCTTCAACTGCCAGCAGTACAGATTCAAAATCAAATGACGATTGATGAACCGTACGTACTTGTGACATATACAACAGGTTTTGGGCAGATACCTGATAAGGTGTCTTCTTTTTTACAAAAAAACTCTGAATACCTGATTGGCGTGGCCGCCAGCGGTAATCGTAACTGGGGTGAGCGTTTTGCCAAAAGTGCAGATTTGATCTCTGCATCTTATAACGTCCCGGTTATTAGTAAATTTGAATTATCAGGTTCCAAGAAAGACGTGGAGTATTTTAAACAGGAGGTGAGCCGCATTGCGTCATATTGA